A portion of the Cyanobium sp. PCC 7001 genome contains these proteins:
- a CDS encoding cofactor assembly of complex C subunit B translates to MTSTSSTLVLTLLLAVGLVFFLRAASKDRTTTVEVRSSKPPLEVLDCLSTWLQQRGWMAEASDPDQRSLRFRGQVRSSAVLAGLLSLLGAVGAGCLGLVIRQVQPALGWWPLLLMLLGPLAGLIYSRRAARAETVELRLISHDLATGSALRLRAHRDELIAIELELGPRLGLFSDANLLSSPI, encoded by the coding sequence ATGACCTCCACCAGCTCCACCCTTGTGCTCACGCTGCTGCTGGCGGTGGGGCTGGTGTTCTTTCTGCGGGCCGCCAGCAAGGACCGCACAACCACCGTGGAGGTGCGGTCGTCGAAGCCTCCCCTGGAGGTGCTCGATTGCCTCAGCACCTGGCTGCAGCAACGGGGCTGGATGGCGGAGGCCAGCGATCCCGACCAGCGCAGCCTCCGCTTCCGCGGTCAGGTTCGCTCCAGCGCCGTGCTGGCAGGCCTGCTCTCGCTGCTGGGAGCGGTGGGAGCGGGTTGCCTCGGCCTGGTGATCCGGCAGGTGCAGCCGGCCCTTGGCTGGTGGCCCCTGCTGCTGATGCTGCTGGGCCCGCTGGCCGGCCTGATCTACAGCCGCCGGGCCGCCCGGGCCGAAACGGTGGAGCTGCGGCTGATCAGCCACGACCTGGCCACGGGCAGCGCCCTGCGGCTGCGCGCCCACCGCGACGAGCTGATCGCGATCGAGCTGGAGCTCGGTCCCCGGCTGGGGCTGTTCAGCGATGCCAATCTGTTGAGCTCCCCCATCTGA